A single genomic interval of Dromiciops gliroides isolate mDroGli1 chromosome 1, mDroGli1.pri, whole genome shotgun sequence harbors:
- the IRX4 gene encoding iroquois-class homeodomain protein IRX-4, with protein MSYPQFGYPYSSAPQFLMTTNSLTTCCESSGRTLAESGAAGSAQTPVYCPVYESRLLATARHELNSAAALGVYGNPYTGTQGYGNYVTYGTEASAFYSLNSFDSKDGTGSAHAGITQAAAAYYPYDHTLSQYQYDRYGTMDGGTRRKNATRETTSTLKAWLQEHRKNPYPTKGEKIMLAIITKMTLTQVSTWFANARRRLKKENKMTWPPRNKCSDEKRPYEEEEEGEEESQEDHLKNEKNDERVRKEEKELELSDLDDFDPIESESSECELKPAFQHLDSGHMRAAPGGADCPGDPCKEPATSLKMSLPGGVQLEEDVERAKNCLKSVVDECEQDLVVGGRQRGCDSKMCFQQPGESQILEAKPRIWSLAHTATSLNQTEYPSCMLKRQGLSTSSSAASSSSSTAVSVPSGVDRHQDSPVTSLRNWVDGVFHDPIFRHSTLNQALSNTTVSWATTKGAILETGSLGRSLGNSTDMLKGHLANFPPHHHHHDSNKELLSFPKSGSKMFCS; from the exons ATGTCATACCCTCAGTTTGGATACCCTTACTCTTCTGCACCACAG tTCCTGATGACCACTAATTCCCTGACTACTTGCTGTGAGTCCAGCGGCCGGACGTTAGCAGAGTCCGGAGCAGCTGGCTCAGCTCAGACCCCAGTCTATTGTCCTGTGTACGAGAGCAGGCTTCTGGCCACAGCTAGGCATGAGCTCAATTCCGCAGCTGCCTTGGGAGTCTATGGGAACCCTTACACCGGCACCCAGGGCTACGGAAACTACGTTACCTACGGCACTGAAGCGTCTGCCTTCTATTCTTTG AATAGTTTCGACTCGAAAGATGGGACGGGATCTGCGCATGCGGGCATCACGCAGGCAGCCGCCGCCTACTATCCTTATGACCACACGCTCAGCCAGTATCAATATGACAG GTATGGCACAATGGACGGGGGAACACGGAGGAAAAATGCCACCCGGGAAACCACTAGCACCTTGAAGGCCTGGCTACAGGAGCACCGAAAGAACCCCTACCCGACAAAGGGTGAGAAGATCATGCTAGCTATCATCACTAAGATGACCCTCACCCAGGTTTCCACCTGGTTCGCTAATGCCCGCCGGAGGCTCAAGAAAGAGAACAAGATGACTTGGCCACCTCGAAACAAATGTTCAGACGAGAAGAGGCCCTacgaagaggaagaagagggagaggaagagtccCAGGAAGACCATCtcaaaaatgagaagaatgatg AACGTGTCCGCAAGGAGGAGAAGGAACTCGAGCTAAGTGACTTAGATGATTTCGACCCCATTGAGTCAGAGAGTTCAGAGTGCGAACTGAAGCCGGCCTTCCAGCACCTGGACAGCGGCCACATGCGGGCGGCCCCGGGAGGCGCAGACTGCCCAGGAGACCCTTGCAAGGAGCCGGCCACCTCTCTCAAAATGTCGCTTCCTGGAGGCGTCCAGCTGGAGGAAGATGTGGAGCGAGCCAAGAACTGCCTCAAGAGCGTAGTGGATGAATGTGAGCAAGACCTAGTAGTGGGAGGGCGACAGAGGGGTTGCGATTCTAAAATGTGCTTCCAGCAGCCGGGGGAGTCCCAGATTCTGGAGGCCAAGCCCCGGATCTGGTCCCTAGCTCACACAGCCACTTCTTTGAACCAGACTGAGTACCCATCCTGCATGCTGAAGCGCCAAGGACTCTCCACTTCCTCCTCAGctgcctcctcttcttcttccactGCCGTCTCGGTTCCCAGCGGCGTCGATAGGCACCAAGATTCCCCTGTCACCAGTCTCAGAAACTGGGTTGATGGGGTCTTTCACGACCCCATATTCAGACACAGTACTTTGAACCAGGCCTTGAGTAACACTACCGTGTCCTGGGCTACCACCAAAGGAGCAATACTGGAAACCGGATCCCTGGGACGCTCTCTGGGGAACAGCACGGACATGCTGAAGGGACATCTGGCAAACTTCcccccacaccaccaccaccacgactCCAATAAGGAGCTCCTCTCTTTTCCCAAATCTGGCAGCAAAATGTTCTGTTCTTAA